One Rhinoderma darwinii isolate aRhiDar2 unplaced genomic scaffold, aRhiDar2.hap1 Scaffold_940, whole genome shotgun sequence genomic window, CATCGCCTGCGGCCGCGTCCTCCTCCCGTATCTCCGACCACCATCTGGACGACCCCCGCCCTTCCTAAAACTGCTCCGCCAGCGTGTAATGTAAAGGGACAATGACTACCCCCCCCCTCCATACTGGACGCGCtgcctgcgggggggggggggtacacaaTGATTTGGGGTCCCCCTTTGATTGTTCTCTGCTTTCTGTTTAGGGACCTGGTGAAGCGTCCGGCGTCTCCGCAGAGAACGACGGACAGAAGCCGAGTAAGACGCAGCAGCTGAAGCGCGTCTTCAAGGAATACGGAGGAGTCGCCGTCGCGTTCCACGTTGGGATTTCATTGGTGTCGCTGGGAATATTCTACGCGCTGGTCACCAGGTGGGCGGCGCGTTCTGCGTCATAATCCTTGTAGATCCCGAGCGTGCGGGACACAAACACCCGACCTGAAGCACAAGACGTCATCTTCACTTATCTGtctgtgggaaagctgggtgacaaccaatatggctgccgttaCAGCgaactgtcacccagctttcccgggataGAAGTGATTAAAGATGACTTGAGGATTTGTTCTATTCTAGAGCAGATGTTCAGGTTTCACTGAGAGGTAGTAAACGAAGCAGCCTTGCcattcaggagactgggaaagctgggtgacacttCACGTGTGCATGACAATGGCGGCcgtattgtcacccagctttcctagtccGGAATTGTATAAATCTTTCCACTTCTACATCCCGTCATTTCTGTATACAGACTTGCCATTCAGGTTTTTGGAAAAGCTGAATGACCCCgattggtggtcacccagcttgatCAGAATCCTGACAATCCTATCTGTGTAGTTACGGCTCGCATTCCCTGATACTAATATTGTGCCCCGACTGTCCTAGTTTTTCATTGTTCACACATCTCTGCTTAACCAAGCACATATGCCATTCAGGATtcttggaaagctgagtgaccactGCTGCAGGGGGAAGTAATGACGGCCATGTTGGTCCTGAATAACTGAGATAGGACACTGTCCATATTACCAGGTAGGTAGAGCCAAGTGGGAGATGTATTAGCAGCCATGTTGGttgacacccagctttcctagagtcctgaatggcaTACATACGGGAATAATTGATTTTTTCATTGCACATTGACATTCCAGAAAAGCTGGTTGACAACTCTATTAAGTTTCTGTCGTTtgagctgtcacccagctttcccaggtaaGGACTGGCATGGATTTGAGGATTGTCTCTCACTCTGGTCTCTTCCTCCGCAGCGGTCTGGACGTCCCGTCGCTGCTTCTTCAGGTCGGCTTCAGTGAAGCGCTGGTCCAGTCTAAGCTGGCGGCCGGTACCAGCACCTTTGTCTTGGCGTACGCCGTTCATAAACTCTTCGCCCCGGTGCGGATCAGCATCACGGTCGTGTCCGTTCCCTTCCTCGTCAGGTACTTCAGGAGGATCGGCTTCTTCAAGTCTCCGTCGTAACGTGGCGGACTGTCACACTGTAACAAAGCTGCAGCACGCGACACAGAGCCTGGAGCGGTGCAATATTATAACCTTTATTACAAGAGTTCTAATATAATAATCATTGATAAACGCTGGAGCAACACTTCAGTCATGAACAGGTTAAGTCTGAATAACATGTACTGATCTCAAGCTGCAGCGTGTCTTACTCCAGTCACAACCAAAGCTGCATGAAAAATTATCTTATTTACCGATTCACAAACCCACTCAGGGAGATGTAATTATTTCCAAAGTCAGACTGATGTGAATTGATGCAATctctacatctcccacaatgcagcacAGCAGACGCTGAACCAGTAGCGAGACGTCCTGCAGAGCTCTGTGTCGATAGTGATGTGTGTAAGCGGAACTCTGCAGGACTTGCCCTCTCACTGCTGGTTCAGGGTTTGTACAGCGCACGCTAcgctgcattgtgggagatgtagggTTCACACCAAACTATTTACATTACTCTGTGTCAATATCTCTGACTGCAGCTCtgtatgtgactggagtagaagatcggtacaagataagtaatgtgacTGAACAGTAAAAATGTGAATTAAAGGGGAATATTCTAGAACGCCGGTGGCCATATTGTTACCATAAATGGATATTACAGCCGCCCTGCGGGTATTTACAGGCCAGACCGCTGATTGGCTGCTCTCTTAGCGCCGAAAATGGCATCTCTTAAAGAGATTTCTCCAGCATATAAGCACGGATGTCGTATTggactctgggggggggggggggcattataacgCTGCCTCatttgattgggggggggggcggggttcTGTAGTTTCAGGGGTCCCTTTATTTCAGGAATGGAAGTCTCCGCAGCCGGACCCTACAGATCAGACATTGCTGGCGGATTTAATACTGCTGGGGAGGGCGGCTCTGAACATGGCAATGGAACAAGCGGGGGCAGCCATTTTTCACTTTCTTAAAGGGAAAGTTCCTCCATAAACTGCTGATTGTGGGTCCTCCAGTGcaatatgagggggggggggggggggaaccattGTTCTCCTGCCGCTGCTCCATCTTCTCATAGTTAAGAAATCGAATAAAAAATGCAAACACTTAATTTATTTCTAAGGCCGCTGCAGGATAATCCCCGCTCCTCGCGTCAGGCTTTCCACACACGACTCCACCGCCTTCTGTCCCAATTTTCAGTCCCACATTGTATCATCCCGGTTGTTTCTTGTATAAATAAAGCTATTTAGATACTTTTGTGTATTTTGAGCTTTCGTACTGAGCGCGCTGGTCATTGTACTCCGACCTTCCCGGTAGGCAGCGTGGTAATAGTCCACTACAGAACGTACGTGCCCCCCCCCTCAGATATGTGGGCCGACTGACGTTGTGTCTTATAGCTCATGTAGATTGTACGTACATTGTGGGATGAAACGATCCGGAACAGATCACGTGCCAACGACCAGAAGTGAACTGGCTGGGTCACGCGACGTGCATCAAAACCATGGCAACGGTAGAGGATTTTAACGGGATAAAAGATCAAGTTGTACAACGTTCCATATGAACACGATCTATGCAGAAACCGTTTAACCTCCGGA contains:
- the LOC142733360 gene encoding protein FAM210B, mitochondrial-like is translated as MLLLPGLLLRPVLRPGLRGLCVWAGRLRCAGEVGVVRPAAPCSVPTLTAMTARTYSTQGPGEASGVSAENDGQKPSKTQQLKRVFKEYGGVAVAFHVGISLVSLGIFYALVTSGLDVPSLLLQVGFSEALVQSKLAAGTSTFVLAYAVHKLFAPVRISITVVSVPFLVRYFRRIGFFKSPS